From the genome of Gryllotalpicola protaetiae:
CGCGACGACGACATCCTTGCCCTCGCCCACGAGGCGGCGGCCCTCTTCGAGCATCGTGTAGGTCTTCCCCACACCGGGTGCCGCCCCCAGCAGGACCCGCAGCTTGCCCCGACCCATGCCTCTGCCTTTCTGCGCGCCGGTCCCGGCCCGGTGCACCCGGCACGGCGCCGTACACGCCGCCGCCGCGCCTGGCTACTTGTTGCCGTCAGGGTCCATCTTGGACAGGTCCAGGTTCAGCTGAACCACATTCACATACGACTGGCCGAGGTAGCCGAGATCGCGGCTGTGCGTGTTCCGCTCGACCAGCTTTTGAACGGATGCCGCGCTGATGCCGCGCGTCGCGGCGACCTTCGCCACCTGAAGCCGCGCGTAGTCGGTCGAGATGTCGGGGTCGAGGCCGGAGCCGGACGCCGTCAGCGCGTCGACGGGGATCTGGGACGCCGCGACTCCGTAGGTCTGCTCGATCACCTTCTTGCGCTCGTCGATCGCTTTCACGAGGTCCGGGTTGTTCGGCCCCCAGTTCGAGCCGAGCGACGCGTTCGCGTCATAGCCGTTCGGCGCGGCATCCGACGTCGCAGCAGACGGGCGCGTCTGGAACCACTGGGTGAGCGGCTTGCCCTTCGTGTCGGTGAAGGACTGGCCGATCAGGGTCGAGCCCGAACCGGCATCCGTCTGGAACTGCGAGCCGTTCGCCTGGCTGTGGAAGCCGAGCTGTCCGATGCCCGTGATGACGAGCGGGTAGGCGATGCCGAGCGCGGCCGTCAGCACGACCATCGCTCGAATCGCGACCCAGTACTGCCGCACTCCTGCGCGGGTGGTTGCAGGCATGGTGATGACTTCTTTCTTCAGTCTCAGAAACCCGGGATCAGGCTGACGAGCAGGTCGATCAGCTTGATGCCGATGAACGGGGCGATGATGCCGCCGACGCCGTAGATGAGCAGGTTGCGGCCGAGCAGCGCCGAGACCAGCGACGGGCGGTAGCGCACGCCGCGCAACGCCAAGGGGATCAGCGCGATGATGACCAGCGCGTTGAAGATCACGGCCGAGAGGATCGCGGAGTCCGGCGAGTGCAGCCGCATGATGTTGAGCGCCTGCATGCCGGGGAACGCCGTCACGAACATCGCGGGGATGATCGCGAAGTACTTCGCCACGTCGTTCGCGATGGAGAAGGTGGTGAGCGCGCCGCGCGTGATGAGCAGCTGCTTGCCGATCGTCACGATGTCGATGAGCTTCGTCGGGTCGGAATCGAGGTCGACCATGTTGCCGGCCTCCTTCGCGGCCGACGTGCCCGTGTTCATCGCGACGCCGACGTCGGCCTGCGCGAGCGCGGGCGCGTCGTTCGTGCCGTCGCCGGTCATGGCAACGAGGTGGCCGCCCTCCTGCTCACGGCGGATGAGCGCGAGCTTGTCCTCAGGGGTGGCCTCCGCGAGCACGTCGTCGACGCCGGCTTCTCGGGCGATGACGGCTGCCGTCACCGGGTTGTCGCCCGTCACCATGACGGTGCGGATGCCCATGCGGCGCAGGTCGGCGAAGCGCTCCTTCAGGCCGGTCTTGACGACGTCCTTCAGGTAGATCGTTCCGAGCAGGCGCGCGCTGCCGTCCGCGGCCTTCGCCGCGACTGCGAGCGGCGTGCCGCCGAGCCCGGAGACGTGCGCCACCTGCGACTCGAGGTCGGCTCTCGCCTCGGCGAACTCCGCCCCGGTCGACGACTCGGCGACCCACGCGAGCACCGCGCTCGGCGCTCCTTTGCGCACCTGGCTGCCGTCGGGGTAGTCGACGCCCGACATGCGCGTCTGCGCGGTGAACGGCACGACCTCGCCGTCGACTCGACCCAGCTGGGCGTGGCCGAGGGACTGCGCGAGAGCGACGACCGACTGGCCCTCAGGGGTCGGGTCGGCGATCGACGCGTGGGCAGCCGCCTCGATGAGCTCGTCACCGTCTGAGCCGGTGACTGCGCGGAACTCCGCCGCCTGCCGGTTGCCGTAGGTGATCGTGCCGGTCTTGTCGAGCAGCAGCGTGCTGACGTCGCCCGCGGCCTCGACGGCGCGGCCCGACATGGCGAGCACGTTGTGCTGCACGAGGCGGTCCATGCCGGCGATGCCGATGGCCGACAGCAGCGCGCCGATCGTCGTCGGGATCAGGCAGACGAGGAGGGCGACGAGCACTGTCACGGTCGGCGCGGCGTGGGCGAAGCCGGCCGTCGGGCCGAGCGCGAGCACGACCACCACGAAGATGATCGTGAGGCTCGCGAGCAGGATGTTGAGCGCGATCTCGTTCGGTGTCTTCTGCCGCGCGGCACCCTCGACGAGCGCGATCATGCGGTCGACGAAGGTCTCGCCGGGCTTCGACGTGATCTTCACGACGATGCGGTCAGACAGCACGCGGGTGCCTCCGGTGACGGCGCTGCGATCGCCGCCCGACTCGCGCACGACGGGGGCGGATTCCCCGGTGATCGCCGACTCGTCCACCGAGGCGATGCCCCAGACGATGTCACCGTCGCCGGGGATCAGCTCGCCGGCGGTCACGACGACCACGTCGTTCAGCCCGAGGTCGGCGGAGGCGACGGATTCCTGCCGTGCCTGCTCGGCCGAGGCATCCGTCTTCTCGTCATAGCCCAGCACGCGGTTCGCGAGCGTCATCGTGCGGGTCTTACGCAGCGTCGCCGCCTGCGCCTTGCCGCGGCCTTCTGCCACGGCCTCTGCGAGGGTCGCGAACAGCACGGTCAGCCACAGCCAGACGGTGATCCACCAGGTGAAGGCCGACGGCTGGAAGATGGCCAGCAGCGTGGTGAGCGCGGCGCCGACCTCGACGATGAACATGACCGGGTTGTGCCACATGTCGCGGGGGTTCAGCTTGCGGAACGACTCGGGCAGGCTCGTCCAGAGCTGCCGGGGCGTGAAGGCGCCCGCCTGGGCGCGGTGGGGAGCCGACGACGTGGGTCGATCGGTAACGGCGGTCATCAGTGCAGTCCTTCTGCGATGGGCCCGAGCGCGAGCACGGGGAAGTAGGTGAGTGCCGACACGAGCAGGACCGTGCCGACGAGCAGCCCGACGAACTGGGGGCGGTGGGTCGGCAGGGTGCCGGCGGTGACAGGCACCTTGTCCTGAGCGGCGAGCGACCCGGCGAGCGCCAGCACGAACGCGATCGGCAGCAGGCGGCCGAGGAACATCGCCGCGCCGAGCGAGGCGTTCAGCCAGGGCGTGTTCGCGGTGATGCCGGCGAAGGCGGAGCCGTTGTTGTTCGCGGCCGAGGTGAACGCGTAGAGCACCTCGCTGAAGCCGTGCTGGCCGGGGTTCCAGATGCTCGTGTGCGTGAGGTCGTGCAGCACGGGCGGGATCGCGAAGCTCAGGCCGACGCCGATGAGCACGAGGGTCGGGGTGGTCAGGAAGTAGAGGCTCGCGAGCTTGATCTCGCGGGCGCCGATCTTCTTGCCGAGGTACTCGGGCGTGCGGCCGATCATCAGACCGGCGAGGAACACCGCGACGATGGCCATGACGAGCATGCCGTAGAGGCCGGTGCCGACGCCGCCCGGCGAGACCTCGCCGAGCATCATGTTGATCAGCATCATCATGCCGCCGAAGCTCGTCATGCTGTCGTGCATCGACGCGACCGCGCCGGTCGAGGTGCTCGTGCCCGTCGTGTCGAAGATCAGCGAGCCGATGATGCCGAGGCGCTGCTCCTTGCCCTCCATCGCGCCGCCCGCCGCGGCGATCGCGCTGTCGCCGCCGCCGTGCAGCTCGAAGAGCGTGCCCGCGATGAGGGATGCCGTGAACAGCACGCCCATCGCCGCGAGGATCGCGTAGCCCTGGCGGTTGTCGCCGACCATGCGACCGAAGGTGCGCGGCAGCGCGAACGGGATGAGGAGCATGAGGAACGTCTCGAAGAGGTTCGTCCAGGCCGTCGGGTTCTCGAACGGGTGCGCCGAGTTCATATTGAAGAAGCCGCCGCCGTTGGTGCCGAGCTCTTTGATGGCCTCCTGCGAGGCGGTCGGGCCGCCCGGCAGGTTCTGCACGCCGCCCGCGATCGTGTGCACAGCAGTGACCGGATTGAAGTTCTGGATGACGCCGCCCGCGATGAGCACCACGGCGCTGATGACGGCGATCGGCACGAGAATCCGCACGGTCGCGCGGGTCAGATCCACCCAGAAGTTGCCGATCGTGCCGCTCTTGCGCAGCGCGAAGCCGCGCACGATGGCGACCGCGACCGCGATGCCCACGGCGCCCGATACGAAGTTCTGCACCGCGAGGCCGGCCATCTGAACCGTGTAGCCCATGGTGAGCTCCGGCGAGTACGACTGCCAGTTGGTGTTCGCCATGAACGAGATCGCGGTGTTGAACGCGAGGCCGGGCGCGACGTTCGGCAGGCCGAGCGAGTACGGCAGCCACTCCTGCAGCCGCTGCAGGAGGTAGACGAAGAACACGCCGACGACCGAGAACGCGAGGACGGCGCGCAGGTACTGCGGCCAGCTCTGCTCGGCGCCGGCCTTCACGCCGATGAGACGGTAGAAGCCGCGCTCGACCCCGAGGTCGCGCCGTGTGGTGAAGGTGTTCGCCATGTAGTCGCCGAGCGGGCGGTAGCAGAGCCCGAGCACGACGGCGAGGGTCGCGAACTGTGCGAGGAAGAGCCAGGCGTCCACCTAGAACTTCTCCGGCTTCAGCAGGGCGTACACGAGGTACGCGAGAGCGGCGAGAGCAAGGGCTGCCGCGAGGATGTCGAAGAAGATCACAG
Proteins encoded in this window:
- the kdpC gene encoding potassium-transporting ATPase subunit KdpC — encoded protein: MPATTRAGVRQYWVAIRAMVVLTAALGIAYPLVITGIGQLGFHSQANGSQFQTDAGSGSTLIGQSFTDTKGKPLTQWFQTRPSAATSDAAPNGYDANASLGSNWGPNNPDLVKAIDERKKVIEQTYGVAASQIPVDALTASGSGLDPDISTDYARLQVAKVAATRGISAASVQKLVERNTHSRDLGYLGQSYVNVVQLNLDLSKMDPDGNK
- the kdpB gene encoding potassium-transporting ATPase subunit KdpB, which gives rise to MTAVTDRPTSSAPHRAQAGAFTPRQLWTSLPESFRKLNPRDMWHNPVMFIVEVGAALTTLLAIFQPSAFTWWITVWLWLTVLFATLAEAVAEGRGKAQAATLRKTRTMTLANRVLGYDEKTDASAEQARQESVASADLGLNDVVVVTAGELIPGDGDIVWGIASVDESAITGESAPVVRESGGDRSAVTGGTRVLSDRIVVKITSKPGETFVDRMIALVEGAARQKTPNEIALNILLASLTIIFVVVVLALGPTAGFAHAAPTVTVLVALLVCLIPTTIGALLSAIGIAGMDRLVQHNVLAMSGRAVEAAGDVSTLLLDKTGTITYGNRQAAEFRAVTGSDGDELIEAAAHASIADPTPEGQSVVALAQSLGHAQLGRVDGEVVPFTAQTRMSGVDYPDGSQVRKGAPSAVLAWVAESSTGAEFAEARADLESQVAHVSGLGGTPLAVAAKAADGSARLLGTIYLKDVVKTGLKERFADLRRMGIRTVMVTGDNPVTAAVIAREAGVDDVLAEATPEDKLALIRREQEGGHLVAMTGDGTNDAPALAQADVGVAMNTGTSAAKEAGNMVDLDSDPTKLIDIVTIGKQLLITRGALTTFSIANDVAKYFAIIPAMFVTAFPGMQALNIMRLHSPDSAILSAVIFNALVIIALIPLALRGVRYRPSLVSALLGRNLLIYGVGGIIAPFIGIKLIDLLVSLIPGF
- the kdpA gene encoding potassium-transporting ATPase subunit KdpA, which codes for MDAWLFLAQFATLAVVLGLCYRPLGDYMANTFTTRRDLGVERGFYRLIGVKAGAEQSWPQYLRAVLAFSVVGVFFVYLLQRLQEWLPYSLGLPNVAPGLAFNTAISFMANTNWQSYSPELTMGYTVQMAGLAVQNFVSGAVGIAVAVAIVRGFALRKSGTIGNFWVDLTRATVRILVPIAVISAVVLIAGGVIQNFNPVTAVHTIAGGVQNLPGGPTASQEAIKELGTNGGGFFNMNSAHPFENPTAWTNLFETFLMLLIPFALPRTFGRMVGDNRQGYAILAAMGVLFTASLIAGTLFELHGGGDSAIAAAGGAMEGKEQRLGIIGSLIFDTTGTSTSTGAVASMHDSMTSFGGMMMLINMMLGEVSPGGVGTGLYGMLVMAIVAVFLAGLMIGRTPEYLGKKIGAREIKLASLYFLTTPTLVLIGVGLSFAIPPVLHDLTHTSIWNPGQHGFSEVLYAFTSAANNNGSAFAGITANTPWLNASLGAAMFLGRLLPIAFVLALAGSLAAQDKVPVTAGTLPTHRPQFVGLLVGTVLLVSALTYFPVLALGPIAEGLH
- the kdpF gene encoding K(+)-transporting ATPase subunit F; its protein translation is MIFFDILAAALALAALAYLVYALLKPEKF